In Acidobacteriota bacterium, the DNA window GCCGCCCAGATCCTGCGCAACTGCCGCCGGGCCATCCCCGCCGATGGACGCCTGCTCATCGTGGAAGCCGTCGTCTCGGACGGAAACGGTCCCGACCCGGCCCGGCTCTTCGACATGGTCATGTTGATGGTCCCCGGAGGCCTGGAGCGCGACGAGGCCCACTACGCCCGCCTGCTGCGCCAAAGCGGCTTCCAACTGACCGACATCGTCCCCACCCGGTCCGTTGTCAGCGTCGTCGAAGCCCGACCCGTGTGAGCCCCTGCGGAGGCCCTGAAAAACTGAACTCCAGCGGCACCCCCTGCGTCCATCTCTGGTATCGAGCAGCCATTCGGGGAGATCTGATGAGCGCCAAGAGTACGGTGGAAACGACGGGACAGTATATTCATGGCTCCCGGCCGGAAGAGCAGGAGCGGCTTTCCATTCTCAACGAGATCCTCAACGAGGGCTATCTGCGCCAGATGGGCCTGAAGCCCGGGCAGCGGGTGCTCGACGTGGGCAGCGGACTGGGGCAATTCGCCCAGATCATGGCGCGCACGGTGGCTCCCGATGGCATGGTGCTGGGCATCGAACGCGACCCACAGCAGATGGCGACGGCCAGACGGCTCTTGAACAGCGGGGAAGCCGCCCAAGATCCCGTTCCGCTCAAGTTCCGCCGGGGCGACGCACTCAAACTTCCCCTCCTCCCGGATGAAGTCGAATCGTTCGACGTCGTCCACGCCCGCTTTCTGCTTGAGCATGTGCCCAATCCCGGCGATGTGATCCGACAAATGCTGCGGGCCGTCCGTCCCGGCGGACGCATCATCCTCTCCGACGACGACCACTCCACCTTCAACCCCACGCCTGAACCCGCCGGCTTCCCCGCGCTCTGGCAAGCCTACCTGCGTTCCTACGACCGGCTGGGCAACGATCCCTTCATCGGACGCCGTTTGGTGGCCCTGCTGCACGAGGCGGGACTGAAACGTATCCGCAATTCCATCGTGTTCTTCGGCGGCTGCGCCCACCAGAGCGTCTTTGCGCTGGTCGCTGAAAACCTGATCGGCGTCCTGCGGGGAGCTCAGGACACCATCCTCGAGGAATCGCTGCTCGACCCATCCGTCTTCCAGGCCGCCATCGAAGGGCTGCACACCTGGAAGCAAAGGCCTGACGCGGCCTTGTGGTACGGCATCTGCTGGGCCGAGGGCGTTAAAGCCTCCTAAGCGATTG includes these proteins:
- a CDS encoding methyltransferase domain-containing protein; this translates as MSAKSTVETTGQYIHGSRPEEQERLSILNEILNEGYLRQMGLKPGQRVLDVGSGLGQFAQIMARTVAPDGMVLGIERDPQQMATARRLLNSGEAAQDPVPLKFRRGDALKLPLLPDEVESFDVVHARFLLEHVPNPGDVIRQMLRAVRPGGRIILSDDDHSTFNPTPEPAGFPALWQAYLRSYDRLGNDPFIGRRLVALLHEAGLKRIRNSIVFFGGCAHQSVFALVAENLIGVLRGAQDTILEESLLDPSVFQAAIEGLHTWKQRPDAALWYGICWAEGVKAS